In the Drosophila busckii strain San Diego stock center, stock number 13000-0081.31 unplaced genomic scaffold, ASM1175060v1 chrUn_01, whole genome shotgun sequence genome, one interval contains:
- the LOC108594239 gene encoding uncharacterized protein LOC108594239, translating into MLSTKKCTSASPTPVKPHCHVPMLGTEQHCQSQPQPHSHRHTCHNHAHNAHSCSPRMPDEPRRNVHEVLLELLDVLISCLIVAPCVIAYWRGTWELMGVILFPSNLPLSAATSLAIGGLGHFFFTITQSLFKDHIHPDKRRLTYYAISRLYTAVFGIVCVNMWRGSWLICDWLTSVDSLAIISVVTTIALLFLLGTRTLRNLGAAPYTVTMDHKSDYFEVDTMFKISGFNQPGLYVLDTLFSVFVIGSLVVIAWRGVWGIFDLTLFPRDKAKSSWGSLLIGYLTVFVTIIIQPLMRYVCRRISGFFKLIICDIYYLMIFFGAVNAWRGIWNLLDVYLYPDDRILSFWITHIIPFLLLAALKCSNSILVRGVFIDAEGTGAECVLLPMNYVRLHFLRERRKKFDSDQSQHSDISHFYLKADHATIVKLSEKDNEAHHTLIEKPHTTNVQII; encoded by the exons ATGCTGTCTACGAAAAAATGCACGTCAGCGTCTCCGACGCCCGTTAAACCACATTGTCATGTCCCAATGCTGGGGACAGAGCAGCATTGCCAATCCCAGCCACAACCTCATTCGCATCGACACACATGTCACAACCATGCACATAATGCGCACAGTTGCAGTCCGCGAATGCCAGACGAACCTCGCAGGAACGTACATGAGGTGTTGTTGGAGCTGTTGGACGTGCTAATATCCTGCCTGATCGTTGCACCCTGCGTGATAGCATATTGGCGGGGCACTTGGGAGCTAATGGGAGTTATTCTCTTTCCGAGCAATCTACCATTATCTGCGGCGACCTCGTTAGCCATAGGCGGCCTTGGTCACTTTTTCTTCACTATTACACAGAGTCTCTTCAAAGATCACATACACCCAGACAAACGGCGGCTAACATACTATGCCATCTCGCGTCTTTACACTGCTGTATTTGGCATTGTTTGTGTCAACATGTGGAGGGGATCATGGCTGATCTGTGACTGGCTAACAAGCGTTGACTCTCTGGCTATCATTTCTGTAGTCACTACAATCGCTCTGCTTTTTCTGTTGGGTACTCGAACTCTTCGCAATCTTGGAGCCGCACCCTACACTGTTACCATGGATCATAAGTCAGACTACTTTGAGGTGGATACAATGTTTAAAATATCG gGATTCAATCAACCGGGTCTATATGTGTTGGACACTCTTTTTTCGGTATTTGTTATTGGAAGCCTAGTTGTAATTGCCTGGCGAGGAGTTTGGGGAATCTTTGATCTGACGTTATTCCCGCGGGACAAGGCGAAGTCATCATGGGGCTCACTG ttaattgGCTACCTAACAGTATTTGTGACAATCATAATACAACCCTTGATGCGCTATGTGTGTCGTCGGATTAGTGGCTTCTTTAAGCTAATTATTTGCGATATTTACTATCTGATGATTTTTTTCGGAGCTGTTAACGCATGGCGAGGTATTTGGAATCTGCTTGATGTATACCTGTATCCag ATGACCGCATTCTGAGCTTTTGGATAACCCACATTATTCCATTCCTGCTACTCGCCGCGCTTAAGTGCTCCAATTCAATCCTAGTGCGAGGTGTTTTTATTGATGCGGAAGGTACTGGCGCCGAATGTGTCCTCCTGCCGATGAACTATGTTCGCCTGCATTTTCTGCGCGAGCGTCGTAAGAAATTTGATTCAGACCAAAGTCAGCATTCTGATATTtcgcacttttatttaaaagcggACCACGCCACAATAGTAAAACTTTCAGAAAAGGATAATGAGGCACATCATACTCTAATTGAAAAGCCCCATACCACAAACGTGCAGATTATTTAG
- the LOC108603310 gene encoding acylphosphatase-2, which yields MGIPDIRQLITVEFEVYGHVQGLNFTKDTRDRCSKAGITGWVKNSKRGTIVGKMQGPKDEVDKMIAWLSSEGSPGCQIERCELHNQSNLNRLDYKEFAIRF from the exons ATGGGGATCCCAGATATACGTCAGCTGATCACAGTGGAATTCGAGGTCTATGGACATGTGCAAG GTTTAAATTTCACCAAAGACACTCGTGATCGTTGCAGCAAAGCCGGAATCACAGGTTGGGTCAAAAACAGCAAGCGAGGAACAATAGTCGGGAAAATGCAGGGACCTAAAGATGAAGTAGACAAAAT GATTGCTTGGCTGTCCAGTGAAGGGTCGCCAGGCTGTCAGATTGAGCGATGCGAGCTGCAtaatcaaagcaatttaaatcgCCTGGATTATAAGGAATTTGCAATTCGGTTTTAG